The following are encoded together in the Lathyrus oleraceus cultivar Zhongwan6 chromosome 3, CAAS_Psat_ZW6_1.0, whole genome shotgun sequence genome:
- the LOC127132187 gene encoding uncharacterized protein LOC127132187, with amino-acid sequence MENISTPYLLLLLVLALLFTFHLQTIIRVECSNLNYTKYRQVSSLRLERIQRHLDKINKSPVLTIESEDGDLIDCVHKRNQPALDHPLLKNHKIQKKPSMMPKEMNMNMNINIESINERSGNRGGAWQMWHQNGTRCPKGTVPVRRSTVHDVLRAKSLYDYGKKQRRSPLLFRRTEPPEVVSGNGHEHAIAYTKAGEEVYGAKATINVWNPMIEVVNEFSISQIWILSGSFDGSDLNSIEAGWQVSPELYGDSRPRLFTYWTSDAYQATGCYNLLCSGFVQTTSKIAIGASISPLSSYNAKQYDITILIWKDPTIGNWWMRFSDNTLVGYWPAELFTHLADRATMVEWGGEVVNSRANGRHTSTQMGSGHFADDGFGKASYFRNLEVVDTDNSLTSASNILTLAENKNCYNIKSFYNNKWGTHFYYGGPGNNPQCK; translated from the exons ATGGAAAATATTTCAACTCcttatcttcttcttcttcttgttctTGCTTTATTGTTCACCTTCCATCTACAAACAATTATTAGAGTTGAATGCAGCAACCTAAACTACACCAAGTACAGACAAGTTAGTAGTTTGAGGCTTGAAAGAATTCAGAGGCACTTGGACAAGATTAACAAGTCTCCTGTTCTAACCATAGAG AGTGAAGATGGTGATCTCATTGATTGTGTTCACAAAAGAAATCAACCAGCTTTAGATCATCCTCTTTTAAAGAACCATAAGATCCAG AAAAAGCCATCAATGATGCCAAAGGAGATGAATATGAATATGAATATTAATATAGAGTCTATCAATGAGAGAAGCGGTAATCGTGGTGGCGCGTGGCAAATGTGGCACCAAAATGGAACACGCTGTCCAAAGGGAACTGTACCGGTACGGCGGAGCACGGTGCATGATGTGTTAAGAGCTAAATCTTTGTATGATTATGGTAAGAAACAACGACGGTCGCCGCTTCTGTTCCGCCGCACCGAACCACCTGAAGTTGTTAGCGGCAATGGCCACGAG CATGCGATAGCATATACAAAAGCAGGGGAAGAAGTGTATGGGGCAAAGGCAACAATAAATGTGTGGAATCCAATGATAGAAGTTGTGAATGAATTCAGTATTTCTCAAATATGGATACTTTCTGGATCCTTCGATGGCTCAGATCTAAACAGCATTGAAGCTGGTTGGCAG GTCAGTCCGGAGCTTTATGGTGACAGCAGGCCAAGATTATTCACTTACTGGACG AGTGATGCATATCAAGCCACAGGATGCTACAATCTTCTTTGTTCTGGTTTTGTGCAAACAACTAGCAAGATAGCCATTGGAGCTTCCATTTCTCCTCTCTCTTCTTATAATGCCAAACAATATGACATTACAATCCTCATTTGGAAG GATCCAACAATTGGAAACTGGTGGATGCGTTTTAGTGACAACACATTGGTAGGATATTGGCCGGCTGAGTTATTCACACACTTAGCCGACCGTGCCACCATGGTCGAGTGGGGTGGCGAGGTCGTAAACTCTCGCGCCAACGGCCGACACACCTCCACTCAAATGGGATCCGGACACTTCGCCGATGATGGTTTTGGAAAAGCAAGCTACTTCAGGAACCTCGAGGTCGTCGACACGGATAATAGTCTCACGTCGGCGAGCAACATCTTAACCCTAGCTGAGAACAAAAATTGTTACAATATCAAAAGCTTCTACAACAACAAATGGGGGACACACTTTTACTATGGTGGCCCCGGAAACAATCCACAATGCAAATGA